A portion of the Platichthys flesus chromosome 7, fPlaFle2.1, whole genome shotgun sequence genome contains these proteins:
- the borcs6 gene encoding BLOC-1 related complex subunit 6 isoform X2, producing MSLSPVIGTEVPETANGVVIPVVSENGPHVSVKCGGSRAPCSGEGSEDGSLGHTESTLNVENRVYDGEDHLDTEKVINERTSSLSLHTDPSLSTDTCTGYSESVSIVRDIPEASSTAEPPGAALLWDSAQTKDSSQREALISLDRQLTESETVDGSTDSRDEEEDGEMEKQDEEEDEKNEKKWRNPYAGRKHSSQHYSSSAPGPSTTSSSCLPPPILPSDDGPCPPHVMAQVWVRNVRGMQDSKSLDEISQAFGADCSGPIYRSRGLSRRPADIPPIDPTVLLDLQRHTQEVAHSVEMMMRSLNGTIQNMTALSVGYIQTYRDSVDSLGESVDMSIKGMYTLMARCEELDRSMQPIHTLAAQIRDIKRTLDALETICK from the exons ATGAGTCTCTCCCCTGTGATTGGCACAGAAGTGCCAGAAACAGCTAATGGGGTTGTGATACCTGTTGTTTCAGAGAACGGCCCTCATGTCTCTGTGAAGTGTGGAGGAAGCAGGGCGCCCTGTTCTGGGGAGGGATCAGAGGACGGCTCCCTcggacacacagagagcactTTAAATGTGGAAAACAGAGTTTACGATGGCGAAGATCACCTGGATACAGAGAAGGTCATTAACGAGAGGACCTCTAGCTTATCATTGCACACagacccctctctctccactgacaCATGCACAGGATACTCAGAATCGGTATCCATTGTCAGAGACATTCCTGAGGCCTCCAGCACTGCAGAGCCTCCTGGTGCAGCTCTGCTGTGGGACTCAGCACAGACCAAAGACTCATCTCAGCGTGAAGCCCTCATCTCCCTGGACAGACAGCTGACAGAGTCAGAGACTGTGGACGGAAGCACTGACAGCcgagatgaggaggaagatggagagatggagaaacaggatgaggaggaggatgagaagaatGAAAAGAAGTGGAGGAATCCGTATGCAGGGAGAAAACAC TCTTCACAACACTACTCGTCCTCTGCTCCCGGACCTAGCACCacatcctcttcctgtctcccacCTCCTATTCTTCCCTCAGATGATGGCCCCTGTCCGCCCCATGTCATGGCCCAGGTGTGGGTTCGCAACGTCCGGGGGATGCAGGATAGCAAGAGCCTGGATGAAATTAGCCAAGCATTTGGAG CGGACTGTTCTGGGCCAATCTACCGAAGCCGTGGGTTGTCACGGAGACCAGCAGATATCCCACCCATTGATCCCACTGTCCTATTGGaccttcagagacacacacaggaagtggccCACAGTGTGGAGATGATGATGCGCAGCCTCAATGGAACCATCCAGAAC aTGACAGCTCTGAGTGTGGGCTACATCCAGACCTACAGAGACTCAGTTGATAGCCTGGGAGAGTCTGTGGACATGAGTATAAAG GGTATGTACACGCTGATGGCTCGCTGCGAGGAGCTGGATCGTTCCATGCAGCCTATACACACCCTGGCCGCGCAGATCCGTGACATCAAACGCACACTGGACGCTCTGGAGACGATTTGCAAGTAA
- the borcs6 gene encoding BLOC-1 related complex subunit 6 isoform X1 produces the protein MSLSPVIGTEVPETANGVVIPVVSENGPHVSVKCGGSRAPCSGEGSEDGSLGHTESTLNVENRVYDGEDHLDTEKVINERTSSLSLHTDPSLSTDTCTGYSESVSIVRDIPEASSTAEPPGAALLWDSAQTKDSSQREALISLDRQLTESETVDGSTDSRDEEEDGEMEKQDEEEDEKNEKKWRNPYAGRKHSSQHYSSSAPGPSTTSSSCLPPPILPSDDGPCPPHVMAQVWVRNVRGMQDSKSLDEISQAFGGSLGARGGGRSGQSEGRRATISSALELEGTVSQDGDLTNFITKNLEQKIKMSSKPSLDCSDSDCSGPIYRSRGLSRRPADIPPIDPTVLLDLQRHTQEVAHSVEMMMRSLNGTIQNMTALSVGYIQTYRDSVDSLGESVDMSIKGMYTLMARCEELDRSMQPIHTLAAQIRDIKRTLDALETICK, from the exons ATGAGTCTCTCCCCTGTGATTGGCACAGAAGTGCCAGAAACAGCTAATGGGGTTGTGATACCTGTTGTTTCAGAGAACGGCCCTCATGTCTCTGTGAAGTGTGGAGGAAGCAGGGCGCCCTGTTCTGGGGAGGGATCAGAGGACGGCTCCCTcggacacacagagagcactTTAAATGTGGAAAACAGAGTTTACGATGGCGAAGATCACCTGGATACAGAGAAGGTCATTAACGAGAGGACCTCTAGCTTATCATTGCACACagacccctctctctccactgacaCATGCACAGGATACTCAGAATCGGTATCCATTGTCAGAGACATTCCTGAGGCCTCCAGCACTGCAGAGCCTCCTGGTGCAGCTCTGCTGTGGGACTCAGCACAGACCAAAGACTCATCTCAGCGTGAAGCCCTCATCTCCCTGGACAGACAGCTGACAGAGTCAGAGACTGTGGACGGAAGCACTGACAGCcgagatgaggaggaagatggagagatggagaaacaggatgaggaggaggatgagaagaatGAAAAGAAGTGGAGGAATCCGTATGCAGGGAGAAAACAC TCTTCACAACACTACTCGTCCTCTGCTCCCGGACCTAGCACCacatcctcttcctgtctcccacCTCCTATTCTTCCCTCAGATGATGGCCCCTGTCCGCCCCATGTCATGGCCCAGGTGTGGGTTCGCAACGTCCGGGGGATGCAGGATAGCAAGAGCCTGGATGAAATTAGCCAAGCATTTGGAG GCAGTTTGGGGGCCCGGGGAGGGGGCAGAAGTGGCCAATCAGAGGGTCGACGGGCTACAATCTCCTCAGCTCTGGAGCTAGAGGGGACGGTCAGCCAGGATGGAGACCTAACTAACTTCATCACTAAGAACCTGGAGCAGAAGATCAAGATGAGCTCCAAGCCAAGTCTGGACTGCAGTGACT CGGACTGTTCTGGGCCAATCTACCGAAGCCGTGGGTTGTCACGGAGACCAGCAGATATCCCACCCATTGATCCCACTGTCCTATTGGaccttcagagacacacacaggaagtggccCACAGTGTGGAGATGATGATGCGCAGCCTCAATGGAACCATCCAGAAC aTGACAGCTCTGAGTGTGGGCTACATCCAGACCTACAGAGACTCAGTTGATAGCCTGGGAGAGTCTGTGGACATGAGTATAAAG GGTATGTACACGCTGATGGCTCGCTGCGAGGAGCTGGATCGTTCCATGCAGCCTATACACACCCTGGCCGCGCAGATCCGTGACATCAAACGCACACTGGACGCTCTGGAGACGATTTGCAAGTAA
- the si:dkey-72l14.3 gene encoding glyco_hydro_56 domain-containing protein produces the protein MAWIEPPSRPDAEREGQLTPYNLRTQISAPALSSTIPQVQPSILAPVLILLLTAFADLCIAGPPQPARLPLLSGQPFIIFWGIPNSACSGKTDPRYFGMEQEGRVALFYEDMLGNYPYFVDKDTPVNGGLPQHTRLDNHLQKTQQDLEAALPAPRYLGLGVLRWAEWSPQWFRNREKQIMYLEASRNLLKNFFPGWTPEEVEKWSQVDFEAAAQAVMMETLREAKRLRPKALWGVSPYPSCYNGDPAQTMLANYTGQCPAAEMALNDELLWLWKRSSALYPLLTLEKLQGGTSGARLYSSSQVREALRVSSLTGTAFDLPVFPLVKSVYTSTNTFLSQTDLVNTIGESAALGTAGVVIWERNETKTERECQDLAQFVRQVLGPYSINVTAATRLCSASLCQGKGRCVRQKPESSAYIHLQPPPEVVEKVTEKAEAAKATDQPDTDTKPAEPDPAEVWKKDFQCQWYKIANGDVSDPQPPKDGTSFGGTVEVNTVEVNTVEVVGTTTASTTASTRTSTMKSAPVTELRGSSSVDTVSPLPSLEVPTDAGTNPPSAPHLTVLLLLVIGRLCLEP, from the exons ATGGCGTGGATCGAGCCCCCATCGCGTCCGGACGCAGAGCGAGAAGGACAACTGACACCTTACAATCTCAGGACTCAAATATCCGCTCCAGCACTTTCATCAACCATTCCTCAGGTCCAGCCTTCGATTTTAGCACCCgtcctcatcctgctgctcacTGCCTTTGCAGACCTCTGTATAGCCGGCCCACCCCAGCCGGCCCGGCTCCCTCTCCTGTCTGGCCAGCCTTTCATCATCTTTTGGGGCATCCCCAACTCTGCCTGCTCTGGTAAGACAGATCCCAGATATTTTGGGATGGAGCAGGAGGGCCGGGTGGCTCTCTTTTATGAGGACATGCTGGGAAACTACCCATATTTTGTAGACAAAGACACTCCGGTTAATGGCGGGCTACCGCAGCACACGCGACTTGATAACCACCTCCAGAAGACACAGCAGGACTTGGAAGCAGCTTTACCTGCACCGAGGTATCTTGGGTTGGGGGTGCTACGCTGGGCAGAGTGGTCCCCCCAGTGGTTcaggaacagagagaagcaAATAATGTATCTGGAAGCATCGAGGAACCTGCTGAAGAATTTCTTCCCTGGCTGGACtccggaggaggtggagaagtggTCTCAG GTGGACTTCGAGGCAGCCGCCCAGGCAGTAATGATGGAGACGCTACGGGAGGCCAAAAGATTACGGCCCAAAGCATTATGGGGTGTCTCCCCTTACCCCAGCTGCTACAACGGCGACCCTGCCCAAACCATGCTAGCCAATTACACCGGCCAGTGCCCTGCTGCTGAGATGGCCCTTAACGACGAGCTTCTGTGGCTCTGGAAACGAAGCTCCGCCCTCTACCCGCTCCTCActctggagaagctgcag GGCGGGACCTCAGGAGCCAGACTTTATTCATCCAGTCAAGTAAGAGAAGCCCTGCGAGTATCATCTCTCACTGGGACGGCATTTGATCTTCCTGTATTTCCACTGGTCAAGAGCGTCTACACCTCAACCAACACCTTCCTCTCACAG acagACCTGGTCAACACCATAGGAGAAAGTGCTGCATTGGGGACAGCTGGAGTTGTCATCTGGGAGAGAAATGAGACTAAaacagag AGAGAGTGCCAGGACCTGGCACAGTTCGTCCGCCAGGTCCTGGGACCGTATTCCATCAACGTGACCGCGGCCACTCGACTCTGCTCAGCCTCTCTGTGCCAGGGAAAGGGCCGATGTGTGCGTCAAAAGCCAGAAAGCTCCGCCTATATCCACCTCCAGCCCCCACCTGAAGTAGTTGAGAAGGTGACGGAAAAG GCAGAGGCAGCAAAAGCCACAGATCAGCCGGACACAGACACTAAACCAGCTGAACCAGACCCAGCGGAGGTATGGAAGAAAGATTTCCAGTGCCAGTGGTACAAGATAGCAAACGGAGATGTCTCCGATCCACAGCCCCCCAAAGATGGAACGTCTTTTGGGGGAACAGTGGAAGTAAACACAGTAGAAGTAAACACTGTAGAAGTTGTGGGAACTACAACTGCATCAACAACAGCATCTACAAGAACTTCTACAATGAAAAGTGCCCCTGTGACGGAGTTAAGAGGGAGCAGTTCAGTGGATACTGTGAGTCCATTGCCTTCACTGGAGGTACCTACAGACGCTGGTACGAATCCCCCGAGTGCCCCACACCTgactgttctgctgctgctggtaatTGGACGTCTGTGCCTGGAACcctaa